A genome region from Sander vitreus isolate 19-12246 chromosome 21, sanVit1, whole genome shotgun sequence includes the following:
- the socs3b gene encoding suppressor of cytokine signaling 3b has protein sequence MVAFNGHNLLAMSSVTPPEGRVQGSNFTPHHYKPFSSHAHYQQVMRALRKLQESGFYWGAVGGREASSLLRSEPPGTFLIRDSSDHHHFFTLSVQTARGTKNLRIHSEGGGFFLQPDPQNTQEPPQFDCVLKLITHYMGKGPDAGKSREGACGGNSREAEKKGCSVYLIHTGGERIPLELHRPLSSSLSSLQHMCRRTLNNLGGSEQIEQLPHTLRDFLEEYDAPI, from the exons ATGGTAGCCTTCAATGGTCACAACCTCCTCGCCATGAGCAGTGTGACCCCTCCGGAGGGCAGGGTTCAGGGGTCGAACTTTACCCCGCATCACTACAAGCCCTTCAGCTCGCATGCACACTACCAGCAG GTGATGCGTGCATTGCGCAAGCTACAGGAGAGTGGGTTTTACTGGGGGGCTGTGGGGGGCCGGGAGGCCAGCTCCCTGCTGCGCTCTGAACCGCCAGGCACCTTCCTAATCCGCGATTCCTCAGACCACCACCACTTCTTCACCCTCTCTGTCCAGACGGCTCGAGGGACCAAAAACCTGCGCATCCACAGCGAGGGAGGCGGCTTCTTCTTACAGCCAGACCCCCAAAACACCCAAGAGCCCCCGCAGTTTGATTGCGTGCTGAAACTCATAACGCACTACATGGGGAAAGGGCCAGATGCTGGAAAGAGCAGAGAAGGGGCATGTGGGGGCAATTCAAGAGAGGCAGAAAAGAAGGGTTGCAGCGTATATCTGATCCACACCGGCGGAGAGAGGATTCCCTTGGAACTGCACCGGCCCCTCTCAAGTTCTCTCTCATCCCTGCAGCACATGTGCAGGAGGACCCTGAACAATCTGGGGGGGTCAGAGCAAATCGAGCAGCTCCCACACACACTTAGAGACTTCCTGGAGGAGTACGACGCTCCAATATGA
- the tha1 gene encoding threonine aldolase 1, producing MSLKTFSCRALFKFMNHGLVALSKPLSTRDAVAVVIGPSSARGYYNNPGKPRCPGPGGADHVRVVDLRSDTVTKPGPAMRQAIAEAEVGDDVMREDPSVNELQTIAADMFGMEAALFVPSGTMSNLIAVMVHCRERGDEMIVGDLSHLHIYEQGGSAQLAGVHATTVTTLPDGSFDLEQLESKIRHGYPDPHYPRSRLICVEDTHNIQGGRVLPLTFLQEVRAVADRYGLSVHMDGARVMNAAVAQGVPPSTILQHTHTVSVCLSKGLGAPVGTMLAGPQDFISRAVRCRKALGGGMRQAGILAAAGKLSLLKMVGRLEEDHHNAKTFAQALLDCDPPLFAVDMAAVETNILRFRLQETSLSPSEFCARMSEVGEGEEAALGQGIQVLMYPHFENSVRAVWHLGISPEDTQLAIQKMQFVASQFLKDKVRAQ from the exons ATGTCTTTGAAAACCTTTTCCTGCAGAGCTTTGTTTAAATTTATGAACCATGGTCTCGTCGCTTTGAGCAAACCGCTCAGTACACGAGATGCAGTAGCTGTCGTGATAGGACCGAGCTCCGCGCGGGGCTACTACAACAACCCCGGGAAACCCAGGTGCCCAGGACCGGGCGGGGCGGACCACGTCCGGGTGGTGGACCTCCGCAGCGACACGGTGACCAAACCCGGGCCGGCAATGAGGCAGGCCATTGCGGAGGCCGAGGTCGGAGATGACGTGATGAGAGAAGACCCGAGTGTAAACG AGTTACAGACAATTGCAGCTGATATGTTTGGGATGGAGGCCGCTCTGTTCGTTCCCTCTGGAACCATGAGTAATCTCATTGCAG TGATGGTGCACTGCAGGGAGCGAGGCGACGAGATGATTGTAGGCGATCTGTCACATTTACACATCTATGAGCAAGGAGGGAGTGCACAG CTGGCTGGTGTGCACGCCACTACAGTGACCACCCTCCCTGATGGCTCATTTGACCTGGAGCAGCTGGAATCGAAGATCCGCCACGGTTATCCCGACCCCCACTATCCCCGCTCACGCCTCATATGTGTTGaggacacacacaacatacaggGAGGGCGTGTGCTACCTCTGACCTTCCtgcaggag GTTCGTGCTGTGGCAGATAGATATGGTCTGTCAGTTCACATGGATGGAGCCAGGGTGATGAACGCTGCTGTGGCCCAGGGGGTGCCTCCATCCACCatactgcagcacacacacaccgtgaGTGTGTGCCTCTCCAAG GGTTTGGGTGCCCCCGTGGGAACCATGCTAGCTGGACCCCAAGACTTCATATCCCGGGCTGTGCGGTGCCGTAAAGCCCTGGGTGGGGGGATGCGGCAGGCTGGTATACTGGCAGCAGCTGGAAAACTGTCTTTACTAAAGATGGTAGGACGACTGGAGGAGGATCACCACAATGCAAAAACTTTTGCTCAAG CTCTGCTCGACTGTGACCCTCCTCTATTCGCTGTAGACATGGCTGCCGTGGAGACAAACATCCTGCGTTTCCGTCTACAGGAGACCAGTTTAAGCCCCTCTGAGTTCTGTGCCCGCATGAGTGAGGTTGGCGAGGGAGAGGAGGCAGCACTGGGACAAGGGATACAAGTTCTCATGTACCCCCATTTTGAAAATTCAGTACGGGCTGTATGGCATCTTGGCATTTCCCCTGAAGATACCCAGCTGGCCATCCAGAAAATGCAATTTGTGGCTTCCCAGTTCTTGAAGGATAAAGTCAGGGCCCAGTGA